One window from the genome of Antricoccus suffuscus encodes:
- a CDS encoding flavin-containing monooxygenase: protein MGNSPDALTYDALLALETSQPMEEVMSSEYVETVVIGAGQAGLAVGYHLRQIDRKFLILDGNVRVGDGWRRQWDSLRLFSPASHDALPGMRFPAPKWSYPGKDEVADYLEQYAAAFDLPIRLESTVDSLVASADGYVVTVGAHQIETSNVVIATGGLGRTPYIPAFADRLDPGILQLHSSEYRRPAQLRPGPVLVVGASHSGCDLAYELAPHHPTTLCGRDPGQIPVHLDSPMTRVIFPVVAFVEGHVLTRRTPMGRRAKTHVRDHGAPMLRVKRRDLLARGVKRVTERVTDARGGLPLLADGTVVQVANVLWCTGFRQSFDWVDVPVFDDDGWPVENRGVTESPGLYFSGLSFQYAFSSMLIDGAGRDAAYVVRHIGQRERAYVDA from the coding sequence ATGGGTAACTCGCCCGATGCGTTGACGTACGACGCGCTTCTAGCGTTGGAGACCTCCCAACCAATGGAGGAAGTCATGTCGAGTGAGTACGTCGAAACGGTGGTTATCGGGGCCGGCCAGGCTGGTCTCGCGGTGGGGTACCACCTTCGGCAAATTGACAGGAAGTTCTTGATTCTCGACGGCAATGTGCGGGTGGGAGATGGCTGGCGGCGGCAGTGGGACTCGCTGAGACTCTTCAGCCCCGCCAGCCACGACGCGCTGCCCGGGATGCGGTTTCCCGCCCCGAAGTGGTCTTATCCCGGCAAGGACGAGGTCGCGGACTATCTGGAGCAGTACGCCGCGGCGTTCGACCTTCCGATCCGACTTGAGAGCACTGTCGACTCCTTGGTCGCCAGCGCGGACGGGTATGTCGTGACCGTCGGCGCGCACCAGATCGAGACCAGCAACGTGGTGATCGCGACCGGCGGACTGGGGCGTACGCCGTACATCCCGGCTTTCGCAGACCGGCTCGATCCGGGAATTCTGCAGCTGCATTCGAGTGAATACCGCCGTCCCGCGCAGCTGCGGCCCGGTCCGGTGCTGGTCGTCGGTGCCTCGCACTCCGGCTGCGATCTGGCCTACGAGCTTGCGCCTCATCATCCGACAACGCTGTGCGGGCGCGACCCTGGCCAGATCCCCGTCCATCTCGATTCGCCGATGACCCGCGTGATCTTCCCTGTCGTGGCATTCGTGGAGGGCCACGTGCTCACCCGTCGTACGCCGATGGGACGGCGTGCCAAGACACATGTGCGCGACCATGGCGCGCCGATGCTGCGGGTGAAGCGGCGTGACCTGCTCGCCCGCGGGGTCAAGCGAGTCACCGAACGGGTCACCGACGCGCGAGGCGGCCTGCCGCTGCTGGCGGACGGCACCGTCGTGCAAGTCGCGAATGTACTGTGGTGCACCGGATTCCGTCAGTCATTCGATTGGGTTGATGTGCCGGTCTTCGACGACGACGGCTGGCCGGTGGAGAATCGCGGAGTCACCGAGTCGCCGGGCCTGTACTTCAGTGGGCTGTCGTTCCAGTACGCCTTCTCGTCGATGCTGATTGACGGCGCCGGACGCGACGCGGCGTACGTCGTACGGCATATCGGGCAACGCGAGCGCGCGTACGTCGACGCCTAA